One window of the Hoplias malabaricus isolate fHopMal1 chromosome Y, fHopMal1.hap1, whole genome shotgun sequence genome contains the following:
- the LOC136678865 gene encoding chemerin-like receptor 1, translating into MADAEFSFDYNSFDYNSSYTPVNLSYEGLAHKIHPICSGEGLCMLLFVVNVLIIFLGIVGNGLVIWIAGFKMKKSVNTTWYLSLALSDFIFCAILPFNTIYMATMDWTFGLFMCKFTSFVMFLNMFSSIFLLVVISMDRCASVMFPVWAQNQRTLKMASVIVVLAWVTSVALSIPSVVFRDVQEHLGMSRCMNNYTASEYSHRTVALSRFILGFIIPFLIIIICYSIIIFKLRSNQMAKSTKPFKIMTALIVTFFICWLPYHTFVLMELNQSLPNHILAHGLRIGTSAASANSFLNPILYVFMGNDFRRKFKSSFLSKIENAIGEEGRTLSRYLSRSSSMDARASTHI; encoded by the coding sequence ATGGCGGACGCAGAGTTCAGCTTTGATTACAATTCGTTTGACTATAACAGCAGTTACACACCAGTCAACCTGAGCTATGAAGGGCTAGCTCACAAAATCCATCCAATATGTTCTGGAGAAGGTCTCTGCATGTTGCTGTTTGTTGTCAATGTGCTCATTATTTTTCTGGGGATAGTTGGGAATGGTTTGGTCATTTGGATCGCTGGGTTTAAGATGAAGAAATCCGTCAACACTACCTGGTATCTCAGCCTGGCATTATCTGACTTCATCTTCTGTGCCATCCTGCCATTCAACACCATCTACATGGCCACCATGGACTGGACCTTTGGACTCTTCATGTGCAAGTTCACATCCTTTGTGATGTTCCTCAACATGTTCAGCAGCATCTTTCTCCTGGTGGTCATCAGCATGGACCGCTGTGCATCTGTCATGTTCCCCGTGTGGGCACAGAACCAGCGCACCTTAAAAATGGCCTCTGTGATCGTCGTTCTGGCATGGGTGACCTCAGTGGCCTTGAGTATCCCCTCAGTTGTCTTCCGCGACGTCCAGGAGCATCTCGGTATGAGCCGCTGCATGAATAACTACACCGCAAGCGAATACAGCCACAGGACTGTAGCACTGAGTAGGTTCATCCTTGGTTTCATCATCCCATTCCTGATCATCATTATCTGCTACTCGATCATCATCTTCAAGTTAAGGAGCAACCAGATGGCCAAGTCCACAAAGCCCTTCAAGATCATGACGGCACTCATCGTGACCTTCTTCATTTGCTGGTTGCCGTACCACACCTTCGTGCTCATGGAGTTGAACCAAAGCCTCCCGAACCACATTCTCGCCCATGGACTCAGAATCGGGACCTCCGCCGCCTCCGCCAACAGCTTCCTCAACCCCATCCTCTATGTCTTCATGGGCAATGACTTCAGGCGGAAGTTCAAGAGCTCCTTCTTGTCCAAGATTGAGAACGCAATCGGAGAGGAAGGTCGCACACTGAGCCGTTATTTGTCCCGCTCTAGCTCTATGGATGCCAGAGCTTCTACTCATATCTGA
- the LOC136678866 gene encoding chemerin-like receptor 1: MNSTQEMETDYPDYYYNNNQDSIADPVTPSLTDRDSSYIYLAIINVIVFILGVAGNGLVIWIAGFKLRKSVNTTLYLSLAVSDFLFCSFLPFGVVKLVKDDWIFGLHMCKFTSFVMFLNMFSSIFLLVIISVDRCVVVMFPVWAQNKRSVKKASVIVVLAWIISAVCGSPSVFIREVTFLQEKNVCYNNYPEGSQSVIVSFRFIVGFLVPFLIIISCYLFIILKLKINQSANSKKPFKIMTALIVTFFICWLPFHIFALMELNNYKNKSILQTGQVLGAIFATANSCMNPFLYAFMGKDFKRKCSAIISKIENAIEDEGRSTIRATSITTSGEKRHSTAV, translated from the coding sequence atgaattCAACCCAAGAGATGGAGACAGACTATCCTgactattattataataataaccaAGACAGCATTGCTGACCCAGTTACACCTTCACTAACTGATAGAGATTCATCCTATATTTACTTGGCAATAATCAACGTTATCGTCTTCATCCTGGGAGTTGCTGGAAATGGTTTGGTGATCTGGATTGCAGGCTTTAAACTAAGGAAGTCAGTCAACACCACTTTGTACCTGAGCCTGGCTGTGTCTGACTTCCTGTTCTGCTCCTTTCTGCCCTTCGGTGTTGTTAAGTTGGTGAAAGACGACTGGATCTTTGGGCTCCACATGTGCAAGTTCACTTCCTTTGTGATGTTCCTCAACATGTTCAGCAGCATCTTCCTGCTGGTCATCATCAGTGTGGATCGCTGCGTGGTTGTTATGTTTCCTGTTTGGGCTCAGAATAAGCGCAGTGTAAAAAAGGCCTCTGTGATCGTCGTGTTAGCCTGGATCATCTCAGCAGTGTGTGGCTCACCCTCTGTGTTTATTCGTGAAGTAACATTTCTTCAAGAGAAAAATGTCTGCTACAACAATTACCCTGAAGGCAGCCAGTCTGTCATAGTCTCCTTCAGATTCATTGTGGGGTTTCTGGTACCGTTCCTGATCATTATCTCCTGTTACCTTTTCATCATACTGAAGCTGAAGATCAACCAATCAGCGAATTCCAAAAAGCCATTCAAGATCATGACGGCACTCATTGTTACTTTCTTCATCTGCTGGCTGCCGTTTCACATTTTCGCTCTGATGGAACTGAACAATTACAAAAACAAGAGTATTCTCCAAACTGGACAAGTATTAGGTGCCATTTTTGCCACCGCCAACAGCTGTATGAACCCCTTTCTTTATGCCTTCATGGGGAAGGACTTTAAGAGGAAATGTTCTGCAATTATTTCCAAGATTGAGAACGCAATTGAGGATGAAGGCCGGAGCACAATTAGAGCAACATCTATCACCACGTCTGGGGAAAAAAGACATTCAACTGCCGTTTGA